In Polaribacter sp. Hel_I_88, the following proteins share a genomic window:
- a CDS encoding peptidylprolyl isomerase, protein MKKLVLVLFLAVSSMILGQQNDKILITIDGEEISVGDFKRIYEKNLDAIDNEEAKDVEKNLDLFINYKLKVKEAYQIKLDTLPSYIKEIEGYRNQLSAPYMQDTVFINKLVKDAYFRTKNEIKAKHILIRTPKDATPKDTLEAYQKIMNIRARILKGEDFEAVAEETSEDPSARDDEKSGRKANKGNLGYFSAFKMVYPFEDAAYNTKVGKVSEPFKTRFGYHILKIDSLRASKGEVEVAHILINNQTKNAKKLIDSLYNQLEKDVQFKTLARKFSEDTGSKSKGGKLRQFGTGVMVKSFEDVAFSLQKEGEYSKPFQTPFGWHILQLIKKHPVKTFEEMQDELKSKVKSGDRAQLSEKAVIAKLKKKYTISENENAKTIFENKNIRTIGKDSLQEVLLTINELDIKQEAFVSYIKNRNNAPVYELFNEFKDKEILSYYKENLEKTEPEFAYTLQEYRDGLLLFELMQQKIWEKSSKDTLGLKNHYDTNLSKYKNKEFDKIKGEVMNDYQNTLEEKWITDLRNKSVIEVNNKELKKLIKFYKKE, encoded by the coding sequence ATGAAAAAATTAGTTTTAGTACTGTTTTTAGCAGTTTCAAGCATGATTCTTGGGCAGCAAAATGATAAAATTTTAATTACGATTGATGGTGAAGAAATTTCAGTTGGAGATTTTAAAAGAATTTACGAGAAAAATTTAGATGCCATAGATAATGAAGAAGCTAAAGATGTAGAGAAAAATCTAGATCTTTTTATCAATTATAAATTGAAGGTAAAAGAAGCATATCAAATTAAATTGGATACCTTACCTTCTTACATTAAAGAGATTGAGGGGTATAGAAATCAGCTTTCTGCACCTTATATGCAAGATACTGTTTTTATTAATAAATTGGTGAAAGATGCTTATTTTAGAACTAAAAATGAAATTAAAGCAAAACACATATTAATACGAACGCCAAAAGACGCCACACCAAAAGATACGTTAGAGGCGTATCAAAAAATAATGAATATTAGAGCTAGAATCTTAAAAGGCGAAGATTTTGAAGCAGTTGCAGAAGAAACTTCAGAAGATCCATCAGCAAGAGATGACGAAAAAAGTGGACGAAAAGCTAACAAAGGAAATTTAGGGTATTTTTCTGCTTTTAAAATGGTGTATCCTTTTGAAGATGCAGCTTACAATACCAAAGTTGGTAAAGTTTCAGAACCATTTAAAACTCGTTTTGGTTATCATATTTTAAAAATAGATTCTTTAAGAGCCTCAAAAGGAGAAGTAGAAGTTGCTCATATTTTGATAAATAACCAAACTAAAAATGCAAAAAAACTTATTGATTCACTTTACAATCAATTAGAAAAAGATGTGCAGTTTAAAACATTGGCAAGAAAATTTTCTGAAGATACAGGGTCAAAATCTAAAGGAGGAAAATTAAGACAATTTGGAACTGGAGTAATGGTAAAATCTTTTGAAGATGTAGCTTTTAGTTTGCAAAAAGAAGGTGAATATTCTAAACCTTTTCAAACTCCTTTTGGATGGCATATTTTACAGTTGATCAAAAAACATCCTGTAAAAACTTTCGAGGAAATGCAAGATGAATTAAAAAGCAAAGTAAAATCTGGTGATAGAGCTCAATTATCTGAAAAAGCAGTAATTGCTAAATTAAAGAAAAAATATACAATTTCTGAGAACGAAAACGCAAAAACTATTTTTGAAAATAAAAATATTAGAACTATTGGTAAAGATTCTTTGCAAGAAGTTTTATTGACTATTAATGAGTTAGACATAAAACAGGAAGCTTTTGTAAGCTATATTAAAAATAGAAATAACGCACCTGTTTATGAACTTTTTAACGAGTTTAAAGACAAAGAGATTTTAAGTTATTACAAAGAAAACCTAGAAAAAACCGAGCCAGAATTTGCTTATACTTTACAAGAATACAGAGATGGTTTATTGTTATTTGAGTTGATGCAACAAAAAATATGGGAAAAATCATCTAAAGATACTTTAGGATTAAAAAACCATTATGATACCAACTTATCTAAATATAAAAATAAAGAATTCGATAAAATAAAAGGAGAGGTAATGAATGATTATCAGAATACTTTAGAGGAAAAATGGATTACAGATTTAAGAAATAAAAGTGTGATTGAAGTAAATAATAAAGAGCTTAAAAAATTAATTAAATTTTATAAAAAAGAGTAA